The Streptomyces armeniacus genomic interval CCGGCTCGTGGTCTCGCTGGCGAAGCGCTACACCGGACGCGGCATGCTGTTCCTGGACCTGATCCAGGAGGGCAACCTCGGTCTGATCCGCGCGGTCGAGAAGTTCGACTACACCAAGGGCTACAAGTTCTCGACCTACGCGACGTGGTGGATCCGCCAGGCCATCACCCGCGCCATGGCCGACCAGGCGCGCACCATCCGTATCCCGGTGCACATGGTCGAGGTCATCAACAAGCTCGCGCGCGTCCAGCGCCAGATGCTCCAGGACCTGGGCCGCGAGCCCACTCCGGAGGAGCTGGCCAAGGAGCTGGACATGACGCCCGAGAAGGTCGTCGAGGTGCAGAAGTACGGCCGTGAGCCGATCTCGCTGCACACTCCGCTGGGTGAGGACGGGGACAGCGAGTTCGGTGACCTCATCGAGGACTCCGAGGCCGTCGTCCCGGCCGACGCCGTGAGCTTCACGCTCCTCCAGGAGCAGCTGCACTCCGTGCTCGACACGCTCAGCGAGCGTGAGGCCGGGGTGGTCTCGATGCGGTTCGGCCTCACCGACGGCCAGCCCAAGACGCTGGACGAGATCGGCAAGGTCTACGGCGTGACCCGCGAGCGAATCCGCCAGATCGAGTCGAAGACGATGTCGAAGCTCCGCCACCCGTCGCGTTCCCAGGTCCTCCGGGACTACCTGGACTGAGCGCCGCGGCGCACGCCGCACGGCGTACGAGGGCCGGCACCCGCCGCGGGTGCCGGCCCTTGCGTGTGTCCGGGGCCGCGGAGAGAGCCGGGAACGGGGGCCGCCGTTCGAGATGCGGAGTGCCGCTGCGGGGGTGACCCTGGGTGGTCACGTGCTCTCGTACGGACAGGAGACCGCATGCGCCCTCGCCCATTCCGTTCCCGCCGCCCGCTCGCGTGTCTGATACCCCTGCTGCTCACCGCCCTGGTGGCGGCGGGGGCACCGGAGAAGGACCGGGTGGTCGTGGGGGGCCAGCCGGTCGAAGCCGCCGAGCATCCCTGGGTCGTGGCCCTGGCCAGCCGCGACCGCTTCGGCGAGGAACGTTCAGGCCAGTTCTGCGGCGGGGCCGTCGTCGGCACCCGTACGGTCGTCACCGCGGCGCACTGCCTCAGCCGCGAGGTGCTGGGCACCGACCGCGCCAAGATCCGCGATCTGCGGGTGGTCTCCGGCCGCGGCGACCTCACCGGCGACGCCGGGCGGGAGACGGCACCGGCGCGGGTGTGGGTCAACCCGGACTACGACGCCCGTACGAACGCGGGCGACATCGCCGTCATCACGCTCGCCGAGCCGCTCCCGGAGTCGTACGTGATCGGCGTCGCGGGCCCCGGCGACGCCGCGTACAAGCCGGGCACCCCGGCCACCGTGTACGGCTGGGGGGACACGCAGGGGAACGGCAGCTACGCCTCCCGGCTGCTCGCCGCAGAGGTGGACGTGCTGGCGGACACGGTCTGTGAGAGCGCCTATCCGGGCAGCGCCGACGGCACGTTCCAGGCGGAGTCGATGGTGTGCGCCGGGCTCACCGGCGGCGGCCGCGACGCGTGTCAGGGCGACAGCGGCGGGCCGCTGGTCGCGCGGGGGCGGCTGGTGGGGCTGGTGTCGTGGGGGACGGGCTGCGGCGAGACGGGCCGGCCCGGCGTCTACACGCGGATGTCCGACGCGCTGCCGCTCGTCAGGGAACACGGGTCCGTCGGGAAGTCCGGGTCGGTGAAGGAACGCGGTTCCGTCGGGGAGTACGGGGGTGACGCGCCGTAACCAGGCCGGTCCGGCGGGCGCCGCCCGTGGTGGGTGGTCGGTCGGTGATCGGACGCAGACACGGCGACGGGCGGCCTGCCCGGGGTTCCGGGGTGGCCGCCCGCCGCTCCGGCCCTGGGCCGGTCCGAGCTCGTCGGATGGGACGTGCTGCGTCGGGTCAGACGGTCATCGGCCGTCGTCGTCCGCTGTGGCAGGAGTCGCGGTCAGCTTCTCCGTCTCGTCCTGTATCTCTGCGGCGATCTTCTTGAGTTCTGGCTCGAACTTGCGGCCGTGGTGGGCGCAGAACAGCAGCTCTCCGCCGCTGAGGAGCACGACGCGCAGGTACGCCTGTGCGTTGCAGCGGTCGCAGCGGTCAGCGGCCGTCAGCGGGGTCGCGGGTGTCAGAACAGTAGTCACGTCGCCTCTTCTCTAGCTCGACGAGCTGTCGTACCAGGGTCAACATCCAACCAGGCCGAAAACGTTCCCGCTCTGGGCTTCCCCGTGGAGATTTCACTCTGGGAGAACTCTCCGCGGAATGGCCGATGCTGCCGGTGGCGGCGAATGAGCCGTTTTACGTCGGTTGCTTGCTGTTCACGTTGTCTGGCGGTTGTTGTCTGGTTGTCGATCCCCGAACCGGCTACCGGTTCGTTCATGAGGACGTGCCCGGAGCCTAAATGGTTCATGCCTCAAAGGGAACGTGATGTACCTGTCACGCCCACGTGTTTTCGAACGTACATGCGAGACTGCGGTAGGATTGAGCGCCCTTGCACACGTGCTGTCCTGGGCATCGGTACTCTCTGACGGCAACACAGCCACCACGAAATCAGAATTCAGCGAGGAGCGAACCGCGTGACCGCCGAGACGTCCGTGCCGTCGTCCACCGCCCTGCTGTCCGGAGCAGACCGGGACGGCGGCTCCAACTACACCGCTCGGCACCTGCTGGTCCTCGAGGGACTCGAGGCGGTGCGGAAGCGCCCGGGCATGTACATCGGCTCGACCGACAGCCGTGGCCTGCTGCACTGCCTCTGGGAGATCATCGACAACGCCGTCGACGAAGCCCTCGGCGGCCACTGCGACCGCATCGACGTGACCCTGCACGAGGACGGCTCGGTCGAGGTCCGCGACAACGGGCGCGGCATCCCCGTCGACGTCGAGCCCAAGACGGGGCTGTCCGGCATCGAGGTCGTGATGACCAAGCTGCACGCGGGCGGGAAGTTCGGCGGCGGCTCGTACGCCGCCTCCGGCGGTCTGCACGGCGTCGGCGCCTCCGTGGTCAACGCGCTGTCCTCGCGGCTCGACGTCGAGGTGGACCGGAACAGCCGTACGCACGCCATCAGCTTCCGGCGCGGCGTCCCCGGCATCTTCACGGAGTCCGGCCCGGACGCGCCGTTCGACCCGTCCAGCGGGCTCCTCAAGGGCAAGAAGGTGCCGAAGAACCGCACCGGCACCCGCGTCCGGTACTGGGCGGACCGGCAGATCTTCCTCAAGGACGCCCGCCTCTCGCTGGAGACGCTGCACGCGCGGGCCCGCCAGACCGCGTTCCTGGTGCCGGGGCTGACCCTCGTCGTACGGGACGAGCGCGGCCTGGAGGGCGCCCCGGTGTCCGAGGAGGTCTTCCGCTACGACGGCGGTATCAGCGAGTTCTGCGAGTACCTGGCGCCGGACAAGCCGGCGTGCGACGTGCTGCGGCTGCAGGGCTCGGGCACGTTCAAGGAGACCGTGCCGGTGCTGGACGACCGCGGCCACATGATCCCGACCGAGGTGCAGCGCGAGCTGACGGTCGACATCGCGCTGCGCTGGGGGACCGGTTACGACACCACCGTGCGGTCGTTCGTCAACATCATCGCCACCCCGAAGGGCGGCACCCACGTGTCCGGCTTCGAGCGCTCGCTGACCAGGACCGTGAACGAGGTGCTGCGTTCGTCGAAGATGCTGCGCGTGGCCGAGGACGACATCGCGAAGGACGACGCCACGGAGGGCCTGACGGCGGTGGTGACCGTACGCCTCGCGGAGCCGCAGTTCGAGGGGCAGACCAAGGAGGTGCTGGGCACCTCGGCCGCGTCGCGGATCGTGGCGCAGGTGGTCGGCAAGGAGCTCAAGGCGTTCCTGACGTCCACGAAGCGGGACGCGAAGCAGCAGGCGCGTTCGGTGCTGGACAAGGTCGTCGCCGCGGCCCGTACGAGGATCGCGGCGCGGCAGCACAAGGAGGCGCAGCGGCGCAAGACCGCGCTGGAGTCCTCCGCGCTGCCCGCGAAGCTCGCTGACTGCCGCAGCGACGAGGTGGACCGTACGGAGCTGTTCATCGTGGAGGGCGACTCGGCGCTGGGCACCGCGAAGGTCGCGCGGAACTCGGAGTTCCAGGCGCTGCTGCCGATCCGCGGCAAGATCCTCAACGTTCAGAAGTCCTCCGTCTCGGACATGCTCAAGAACGCCGAGTGCGGCTCGATCATCCAGGTCATAGGAGCCGGTTCCGGGCGGACCTTCGACATCGACCAGGCCCGCTACGGCAAGGTGATCTTCCTCGCCGACGCGGACGTCGACGGCGCGCACATCCGCTGCCTGCTGCTCACGCTCTTCCAGCGCTACATGCGTCCGATGGTCGAGCAGGGCCGGGTGTTCTCGGCGGTGCCGCCGCTGCACCGCGTGGAGCTGACGCATCCGAAGAAGGGCCAGGACAAGTACGTCTACACGTACTCCGACAACGAGCTGCGCCAGACCCTGCTGGAGCTGGAACGCACCGGTGTCCGCTACAAGGACTCCATCCAGCGCTACAAGGGCCTCGGCGAGATGGACGCCGACCAGCTCGCGGAGACCACCATGGACCCGCGGCACCGCACCCTGCGGCGGATCAACATCAGTGATCTGGAGGCCGCGGAGGAGGCGTTCAGCCTGCTGATGGGGAACGATGTCGCGCCGCGGCGGGAGTTCATCACCGGCTCGGCGGCGACGCTGGACCGGTCCCGTATCGACGTCTGAGCTCCACCCGCGGGTGGAGCCGCGCTCCGGTGCGCCCCGGCGGAATCCACCCGCGGCCCCACCCTGGAGCCGATCCGCCGGCGTGCCGTGCTCCGTAGCGTCGAGGGCGTTCGGAAGTCCCTCGGCCGACGGAGGCGGGTGTCATGGGTGGTGTGCCTGACGGTGTGGTGATCGCCGGGATCATCGTGGTCGTACTGGTCGCGCAGCTGCGTCCGCAGCGCGTGGCCACGGAGGCGCGGGCGTGGTGGGTGCTGCCCGCGGTGCTCGTGGTGGCGACGGTGAGCGATGGCGGGCTGGTCGATCCGCGGCACCGTACGGTGTCCGTCTTCCTGCTGGCCGCCTCGGTGCTGGCCGGTGCCGCGACCGGGATGGCGTGGGCGTGGACGACGCGGGTGTGGGAGGACGACAGTGGTGCGTACTGGGCCCAGGGCCGGCTGACCACGCTCGGTGTCTGGGCCGGCGCCCTGCTGGTACGCGGGGCGCTGCACGGGCTGGCGCTGCTCGCCGGCGTGCACCAGGGGAGCGCGGCGACCACGCTGGCACTCGCGGCGGCGCTGCTCACGCGCAGTGCCGTGGTGGTGCTGCGTACGGACGGGCCCGGCGCGCTCGTACGGGCGGTGCACGAGGACGCGCACGACTGCGGGCACGGTGGCGGCTGCGGGCACGGCCCGGACCGGGACCGGGACCTGTACGGGCACGCCGCGGGACATGCCGCAGGTCACCCCGCAGGTCACCCCGCAGGTCACGGCGGCGTACACGGGAAGGGGCGCACGACCCGGTGAACCGATGGCTGGCATGGCCCCTGCGTGAGGCCCTGTCCGGCGAGGGCGTGCCCCGCGCGCGCCGCGTACTCGACGGGCTGGCCTGGACAGGACTGGGCGCGTGGCTTGTCTGGCGGGCCGTGCGGGAGGGGTCGTTCGGCGGCTGGGGCCTGGCGGCCCTGACCGCCGGCGCCGTCTGCGTGGCCGCCGCGATGGCGGGCTTCCACGTCGCGACCGTACGGCACCGGCTGCTGCCCGCGCTCGGCCTGCTGCTGGTGATCTCCGCGGCCGGTGCGGGCGTGCTGGCGGCCGGGGCCGAGACCCCCGGGCTGGCGCTGTGGATCGTGGCCGCGGGGCTGGCGATGCGGCGGCTGCCGTTCGCCGCCGCGCTGCCCGCGGCCGTACTGCCGCTGGGCGGCTACGCGCTCAGCGGGCGGGGCGAGTTGACGGAGTCGGCGGTGATCCTCGCCATCACGCTGCTGTCCGGCTACACGATCCGGCTGGACGCGGAGGCGCGCGGCACCGGCTTCCGGCTGCTGGCGCAGGAGCGCGCCGCGCGTACGGCGGAGGCCGAGTCGGCCGCGCTGGCCGAACGGGCGCGCATCGCACGGGAGATCCACGACATCCTGGCGCACAGTCTGAGCGCCCAGCTGGTGCACCTGGAGGCCGCGCGGCTGCTGATCGAGCGCGGCGGGGAGCCGGACGCGGTGCTCGAACGCGTCGTGGTCGCCCGGGGGATGGCCCGTGAGGGCCTTGCGGAGACCCGTCAGGCGCTCTCCGCGCTGCGCGGCGAGATGGTCCCCGTGGAGGACTTCCTGCGGACGGTGGCGGCCACTGAGGGCGCCGCTCTGGAGGTGACGGGGGAGTCGCGCGCGCTGCCCGCCGAGGCCGGGCTGGCGGTGCGCAGGGTGGTGCAGGAGGCGCTCACGAACGCGCGCAAGCACGCCCCGGGCGCGCGGGTGTCCGTACGGCTGGACTACCTCGACGGGGACGAGGGGGACGAGGTGGCCCTCGAGGTACGGGACTCGGGCGGCGGCCCGGCGCCGGGCGAGCTGGCGGCGACCGGCGCCGGGTACGGTCTGGTGGGGATGCGGGAGCGCGCCGAACTGCTCGGCGGCACGCTGGAGTCGGGCCCGTACGAAGGCCCGGACGGGAGGGGCTTCGCGGTGCGGCTGAGGGTGCCCGTATGACCGGGCGGACGGAACGTACGGGCCCGGCGCGGGTGCTGGTCGCAGAGGACCAGACCGTGGTGCGTGAGGGGCTGGTGATGATGCTGGGGCTGCTGCCCGGCATCGAGGTCGTCGGGTCGGCGGCGGACGGCGAGGAGGCCGTACGGCTCGTCGGTGAACTCGCCCCGGACGTGGTGCTGATGGACCTGCGGATGCCGCGCTGCGACGGGGTGGAGGCGACGCGGCACGTGCGTACGGAGCATCCCGGGACGCAGGTCGTGGTGCTCACCACGTACGACGATGACGACTCGCTCTTCCCCGCGCTGCGGGCCGGCGCGCGCGGCTATCTGACGAAGGACGCCGACGCGGACGCGATCGTACGGGCTGTCGGCGCCGTGCTGTCCGGCGAGGCCGGGCTCGCGGCCTCCGTGCAGGCGCGGCTGCTGGACCGGCTGGCTGGCGGGGCGCCGCGGGAGGAGGCGCGGAGCGAGGATGCGGGGGGCGCGCGGCAGGGGCAACGCGCCGGGCATCCGGACGGGTTGACGGAACGCGAGGCGGAGGTGCTCACGCTCGTCGCGGAAGGGCTGAGCAACCAGGAGGTCGCCCGCGCGCTGCACATCAGCACCGCGACCGTGAAGACGCACATCAACAACCTCTTCGCCAAGACCGGGGTGCGGGACAGGGCGCAGGCGGTGCGGTACGCGTACCGGCACGGCATTGTCACCTGAACGAGTGGTGCGGGCCGTATTGCCCCCTCTGCGCTCCTGTGTCCGTGTCCATCCTTGGACATGCCCATCGACGATCCCTGGCACGACGATCTCGCCTCCGGCCGGGCGGAGGAACCCCGGCCGGCCGCCGTATCCGGTGCGCCCGCGCCCGGCCCGACCGGCCCGCCCGGCGCTCGGCGTGCGGACGGCTGCAGGAACGATCCACCGGAGCGCGGCCCCGAGGCGACCGCCGCCGTCTACCTCACCGTGCAGCGCAGCGCCGCCTTCCAGCGCGTACGCGGGCGCTACCGGCGCTTCGTGCTGCCCGCCACGGTGGCGTTCCTCGGCTGGTACCTCGCCTACGTCGTCGTGGCGACCGCCGCCCCCGGCCTGATGGCCCGCCCGGTGGCCGGGGTGCTGAACGTGGGGATGGTCGCGGGCCTCGCGCAGTTCGCCACCACGTTCCTGCTCACGTGGGCGTACGTGCGGCACGCCCGGCGGCACCGCGACCGGGCCGCGCTCGAACTGCGCTGGGAGACCCAGGACATGACGCGCGGCGCCGCGGCGGCCCCGGTCGCGGGAGCCGCACCGGGGGCGTCCACGGCCGCGGAGGATGCCGTTCCGGAGCACGCCGCCCCCGAGCACCCGGCCCCCGAGCACGCCGCCCCGCAGGACGCCGTACGGGAGCGGGAGTCCGTCCGTTGAACGGCAGCGGCAGCCACCAGACCCTCACGCTGCTCCTGTTCGCCGCGGTCGTCGCCGCCACGCTGGCCATCACGCGCTGGGCCGCGTCCCGGCGGCAGGGCTCCTCCGTGGAGTTCTACGCGGGCGGGCGGCTGTTCTCGCCCGTGGAGAACGGGTTCGCCCTCGCCGGCGACTACATGTCCGCGGCGTCCTTCCTCGGCATCTCCGGCCTCATCGCGCTGTACGGCTACGACGGAATGCTCTATTCCGTCGGCTTCCTCGTCGCCTGGCTCGTCGTCCTCCTGCTCGTCGCCGAACTCGTGCGCAACTGCGGCCGTTTCACCCTCGCCGACGTCGTCGCCGCGCGCATGCGCGAGCGGCCCGTACGGATCGCCGCGGGCGCCTCGTCCGTCACCGTCTCGGTGCTCTATCTCGTCGCGCAGATGGTCGGCGCGGGCACCCTCGTGGCGATGCTGTCCGTCGGTACGGGCGGTGCGGCGCGCAGCGTGGCGGTGATCGTGGTCGGCGTCCTCATGGTGGTCTGCGTCGCGTGCGGCGGGATGCGGGCGACGACGTGGATCCAGATCGTCAAGGCCGCGCTGCTGATGTGCTGCGCCGTGACCCTCACCGTGCTGGTGCTGGTGCGGTACTCGGGCGATCCCGGCGCGCTGCTCACCGGCGCCGCCGAACGCAGCGGCCACGGCCGCGACTTCCTCGCGCCCGGCCTCCGCTACGGCGGCGACTGGACCGCGCGGCTCGACTTCATCAGCCTGGGCGTCGCGCTCGTGCTGGGGACCGCGGGGCTGCCGCACATCCTGGCGCGCTTCTACACCGTGCCCACC includes:
- a CDS encoding S1 family serine peptidase, which produces MRPRPFRSRRPLACLIPLLLTALVAAGAPEKDRVVVGGQPVEAAEHPWVVALASRDRFGEERSGQFCGGAVVGTRTVVTAAHCLSREVLGTDRAKIRDLRVVSGRGDLTGDAGRETAPARVWVNPDYDARTNAGDIAVITLAEPLPESYVIGVAGPGDAAYKPGTPATVYGWGDTQGNGSYASRLLAAEVDVLADTVCESAYPGSADGTFQAESMVCAGLTGGGRDACQGDSGGPLVARGRLVGLVSWGTGCGETGRPGVYTRMSDALPLVREHGSVGKSGSVKERGSVGEYGGDAP
- a CDS encoding DUF7455 domain-containing protein, producing the protein MTTVLTPATPLTAADRCDRCNAQAYLRVVLLSGGELLFCAHHGRKFEPELKKIAAEIQDETEKLTATPATADDDGR
- a CDS encoding DNA gyrase/topoisomerase IV subunit B — translated: MTAETSVPSSTALLSGADRDGGSNYTARHLLVLEGLEAVRKRPGMYIGSTDSRGLLHCLWEIIDNAVDEALGGHCDRIDVTLHEDGSVEVRDNGRGIPVDVEPKTGLSGIEVVMTKLHAGGKFGGGSYAASGGLHGVGASVVNALSSRLDVEVDRNSRTHAISFRRGVPGIFTESGPDAPFDPSSGLLKGKKVPKNRTGTRVRYWADRQIFLKDARLSLETLHARARQTAFLVPGLTLVVRDERGLEGAPVSEEVFRYDGGISEFCEYLAPDKPACDVLRLQGSGTFKETVPVLDDRGHMIPTEVQRELTVDIALRWGTGYDTTVRSFVNIIATPKGGTHVSGFERSLTRTVNEVLRSSKMLRVAEDDIAKDDATEGLTAVVTVRLAEPQFEGQTKEVLGTSAASRIVAQVVGKELKAFLTSTKRDAKQQARSVLDKVVAAARTRIAARQHKEAQRRKTALESSALPAKLADCRSDEVDRTELFIVEGDSALGTAKVARNSEFQALLPIRGKILNVQKSSVSDMLKNAECGSIIQVIGAGSGRTFDIDQARYGKVIFLADADVDGAHIRCLLLTLFQRYMRPMVEQGRVFSAVPPLHRVELTHPKKGQDKYVYTYSDNELRQTLLELERTGVRYKDSIQRYKGLGEMDADQLAETTMDPRHRTLRRINISDLEAAEEAFSLLMGNDVAPRREFITGSAATLDRSRIDV
- a CDS encoding DUF1453 domain-containing protein; the protein is MGGVPDGVVIAGIIVVVLVAQLRPQRVATEARAWWVLPAVLVVATVSDGGLVDPRHRTVSVFLLAASVLAGAATGMAWAWTTRVWEDDSGAYWAQGRLTTLGVWAGALLVRGALHGLALLAGVHQGSAATTLALAAALLTRSAVVVLRTDGPGALVRAVHEDAHDCGHGGGCGHGPDRDRDLYGHAAGHAAGHPAGHPAGHGGVHGKGRTTR
- a CDS encoding sensor histidine kinase, giving the protein MNRWLAWPLREALSGEGVPRARRVLDGLAWTGLGAWLVWRAVREGSFGGWGLAALTAGAVCVAAAMAGFHVATVRHRLLPALGLLLVISAAGAGVLAAGAETPGLALWIVAAGLAMRRLPFAAALPAAVLPLGGYALSGRGELTESAVILAITLLSGYTIRLDAEARGTGFRLLAQERAARTAEAESAALAERARIAREIHDILAHSLSAQLVHLEAARLLIERGGEPDAVLERVVVARGMAREGLAETRQALSALRGEMVPVEDFLRTVAATEGAALEVTGESRALPAEAGLAVRRVVQEALTNARKHAPGARVSVRLDYLDGDEGDEVALEVRDSGGGPAPGELAATGAGYGLVGMRERAELLGGTLESGPYEGPDGRGFAVRLRVPV
- a CDS encoding response regulator transcription factor; protein product: MTGRTERTGPARVLVAEDQTVVREGLVMMLGLLPGIEVVGSAADGEEAVRLVGELAPDVVLMDLRMPRCDGVEATRHVRTEHPGTQVVVLTTYDDDDSLFPALRAGARGYLTKDADADAIVRAVGAVLSGEAGLAASVQARLLDRLAGGAPREEARSEDAGGARQGQRAGHPDGLTEREAEVLTLVAEGLSNQEVARALHISTATVKTHINNLFAKTGVRDRAQAVRYAYRHGIVT
- a CDS encoding solute symporter family protein; its protein translation is MNGSGSHQTLTLLLFAAVVAATLAITRWAASRRQGSSVEFYAGGRLFSPVENGFALAGDYMSAASFLGISGLIALYGYDGMLYSVGFLVAWLVVLLLVAELVRNCGRFTLADVVAARMRERPVRIAAGASSVTVSVLYLVAQMVGAGTLVAMLSVGTGGAARSVAVIVVGVLMVVCVACGGMRATTWIQIVKAALLMCCAVTLTVLVLVRYSGDPGALLTGAAERSGHGRDFLAPGLRYGGDWTARLDFISLGVALVLGTAGLPHILARFYTVPTAPAARRSVVWSIGLIGGFYLMTIVLGFGAAALVGPDAVRGSNSAGNTAVPLLAEELGGGAGSAGGSALLAVVAAVAFATILAVVAGVTLASSAAVSHDLYASLSKRRVRGEVAVGRAAAVGTGAVAIGLALPAQNLNVAFLVGLAFAVAASANLPVLLYSLFWRRFTTRGAVWSVYGGLVPAVLLVVLSPVVSGGGRSLFPGVDFAVFPLENPGLVSIPLGFLAGWLGTVTSREPADPARHAETEVRALTGAGAA